A single Anopheles funestus chromosome 2RL, idAnoFuneDA-416_04, whole genome shotgun sequence DNA region contains:
- the LOC125760757 gene encoding uncharacterized protein LOC125760757 isoform X2 yields MVGSVFKSGNYFLVGLFGALLIGTVLGSPLPQPISINEPSDSVRITTTERMSTSGSTTTERMITSSTTTTEYPYNAIAKIYSSPQSKVGTTKYASGVHKFDVGHNEDYNKRALEEYNYHFARREMNLPSRMSTSSSTTTERMVTSSTTTTEHPYNAIAKIYSSPQSKVGTIKYASGVHKFDVGHNEDYNKRALEEYNYHFARREMNLPPTTKRYNFTPPNNY; encoded by the exons ATGGTTGGAAGCGTCTTTAAAAgtggaaattattttctagTCGGGTTGTTCGGTGCACTTTTAATTGGCACTGTTCTCGGTAGTCCTTTACCTCAGCCCATATCGATCAACGAACCATCTGACAGTGTTAGGATCACTACGACCGAGCGAATGAGCACCAGCGGCAGTACTACGACGGAGCGAATGATCACCAGCAGCACTACCACGACGGAGTATCCTTATAATGCAATAGCAAAAATATATTCGTCACCACAGAGCAAGGTGGGAACAACAAAGTACGCGTCCGGTGTACATAAGTTCGATGTTGGTCACAACGAGGACTACAATAAACGTGCGCTCGAGGAGTACAATTATCATTTCGCAAGGCGTGAAATGAATCTTCCATCG CGAAtgagcaccagcagcagtacTACGACGGAGCGAATGGTCACCAGCAGCACTACCACGACGGAGCATCCTTATAATGCAATAGCAAAAATATATTCGTCCCCACAGAGCAAGGTGGGAACAATAAAGTACGCGTCCGGTGTACATAAGTTCGATGTTGGTCACAACGAGGACTACAATAAACGTGCGCTCGAGGAGTACAATTATCATTTCGCAAGGCGTGAAATGAATCTTCCACCG ACAACAAAACGATACAACTTTACACCGCCAAATAACTATTAA
- the LOC125760757 gene encoding uncharacterized protein LOC125760757 isoform X1: MVGSVFKSGNYFLVGLFGALLIGTVLGSPLPQPISINEPSDSVRITTTERMSTSGSTTTERMITSSTTTTEYPYNAIAKIYSSPQSKVGTTKYASGVHKFDVGHNEDYNKRALEEYNYHFARREMNLPSRMSTSSSTTTERMVTSSTTTTEHPYNAIAKIYSSPQSKVGTIKYASGVHKFDVGHNEDYNKRALEEYNYHFARREMNLPPTTKRFNFAPPSKY, translated from the exons ATGGTTGGAAGCGTCTTTAAAAgtggaaattattttctagTCGGGTTGTTCGGTGCACTTTTAATTGGCACTGTTCTCGGTAGTCCTTTACCTCAGCCCATATCGATCAACGAACCATCTGACAGTGTTAGGATCACTACGACCGAGCGAATGAGCACCAGCGGCAGTACTACGACGGAGCGAATGATCACCAGCAGCACTACCACGACGGAGTATCCTTATAATGCAATAGCAAAAATATATTCGTCACCACAGAGCAAGGTGGGAACAACAAAGTACGCGTCCGGTGTACATAAGTTCGATGTTGGTCACAACGAGGACTACAATAAACGTGCGCTCGAGGAGTACAATTATCATTTCGCAAGGCGTGAAATGAATCTTCCATCG CGAAtgagcaccagcagcagtacTACGACGGAGCGAATGGTCACCAGCAGCACTACCACGACGGAGCATCCTTATAATGCAATAGCAAAAATATATTCGTCCCCACAGAGCAAGGTGGGAACAATAAAGTACGCGTCCGGTGTACATAAGTTCGATGTTGGTCACAACGAGGACTACAATAAACGTGCGCTCGAGGAGTACAATTATCATTTCGCAAGGCGTGAAATGAATCTTCCACCG